Proteins from a single region of Trypanosoma brucei brucei TREU927 chromosome 7, complete sequence:
- a CDS encoding protein kinase, putative, which yields MLLHYRTLAMATSRKQVVGKYELGKVLASGYFDCRTRICTHIVTGAQYVVRIYSKSTLAEAQWMWDRTRDAIHVMRTLPKHENIIEISELFETESSLYILMQLFAPMHLTKMYTTVGESGQRERVPIQRTKALFLQVVRGLRHMHDCSVVHLGLAPDHVMVNDRDHVKIGNLVSCKYVPKGTKLCRDIRGTMHTVAPEVLRNGEYDPYLADSWSMGVLLYFMLHNGRYPHDGANTTKNILYNRIRPPDPKLPAEALNLLQQLLSHNPGSRMRVEQIADHPFFATEHKDVDTGRTEQQAARYTGVVPNLWASRTAHIPVVLRAPLKERVQYSGNREDAAAYLIQMCYKAFRGRKRRFSDRFLSTQPRGSINRSRSQVVEVVCPSSRSRRRKNYQTPHGDTEAAFGQERTHLSSQHYQQRWSAVTNTEMQQGELGSRTSSINSGFAKCGEGPADPAEGSSFFGFSGSESEGSPMNATQGSHFNFSLKSGNLPLTLPPLRRQGGPCKLGCDPTLDAPVGTPPNSTFDGPDNASPTTASVCNEVVRAASFRLRVPSMLHLKAAEAFSRDLDLRGPGFTHFNTRVDPGRRCPVCDRPPAQRMNRKQPYLNTPYEYKEGKFTIKTVADSD from the coding sequence atgTTACTTCATTACAGGACGCTGGCGATGGCGACCTCTCGCAAGCAGGTAGTTGGCAAATACGAACTGGGGAAGGTTTTGGCGTCAGGATACTTCGATTGCCGCACTCGTATCTGCACGCACATAGTGACAGGAGCGCAATACGTCGTACGGATATACAGTAAAAGTACTCTGGCGGAGGCGCAGTGGATGTGGGATCGCACTCGCGATGCCATCCACGTCATGCGTACGCTGCCAAAGCACGAAAATATTATTGAGATTTCAGAGCTATTTGAAACAGAATCCTCACTCTACATTCTTATGCAGCTGTTCGCACCGATGCATCTGACGAAGATGTATACAACTGTAGGTGAATCGGGGCAACGTGAGAGAGTGCCCATACAAAGGACAAAGGCACTTTTCCTGCAAGTTGTGCGGGGTTTAAGACACATGCACGACTGTAGTGTGGTGCACTTGGGACTGGCACCAGACCACGTCATGGTGAATGACAGGGACCATGTGAAAATTGGCAATCTCGTCTCTTGTAAATATGTCCCAAAAGGAACGAAGTTGTGCCGTGACATTCGTGGCACAATGCACACCGTAGCGCCGGAGGTATTACGCAACGGGGAGTATGATCCTTATCTTGCGGACTCGTGGTCCATGGGCGTATTACTCTACTTCATGTTACACAATGGACGCTACCCGCACGATGGGGCAAATACAAcgaaaaatattttatacaataGGATCCGCCCACCTGATCCAAAGCTACCAGCAGAGGCGCTGAACCTattgcagcagctgctgagCCACAATCCCGGTTCTCGAATGCGTGTGGAACAAATTGCGGATCACCCATTCTTTGCGACAGAACATAAAGATGTCGATACAGGTAGAACGGAGCAACAAGCAGCCAGATATACTGGCGTGGTGCCGAATTTATGGGCTAGCAGGACTGCGCATATCCCAGTAGTGCTAAGGGCGCCACTTAAGGAGCGAGTTCAGTACAGTGGTAACCGAGAGGACGCAGCCGCTTACCTGATACAAATGTGTTATAAGGCATTCAGAGGCCGCAAACGGCGCTTTAGTGACCGCTTTTTGAGCACTCAACCACGTGGATCTATAAACCGCAGCCGCAGTCAAGTGGTTGAAGTGGTATGCCCCTCTTCACGATCGCGCCGAAGGAAGAATTACCAAACTCCGCACGGTGATACAGAGGCAGCCTTCGGACAGGAGCGAACGCACCTCAGCTCGCAACACTATCAGCAACGATGGAGCGCAGTAACAAACACAGAAATGCAGCAAGGGGAACTGGGAAGCCGGACAAGCTCAATCAACAGTGGGTTCGCAAAATGTGGAGAAGGGCCTGCAGACCCGGCCGAAGGGAGCTCTTTTTTTGGGTTTAGCGGAAGCGAGTCAGAAGGTAGTCCAATGAACGCCACACAGGGATCCCatttcaatttttctttgaagtCGGGAAATTTGCCTCTGACCTTGCCACCACTCAGACGACAAGGAGGTCCCTGCAAGCTCGGCTGTGACCCTACACTCGATGCTCCTGTTGGCACCCCTCCCAACAGTACTTTCGACGGACCCGATAACGCTTCCCCCACAACCGCATCCGTTTGCAACGAAGTGGTCCGTGCCGCATCATTCCGATTGCGAGTTCCCTCGATGCTTCACTTGAAGGCTGCTGAGGCATTTTCTCGGGACCTCGATCTTAGGGGCCCCGGTTTCACTCATTTCAACACGCGAGTTGACCCCGGGAGGCGTTGCCCGGTGTGCGACAGGCCCCCCGCGCAACGAATGAATCGTAAACAACCGTACCTGAACACACCATATGAGTACAAGGAGGGGAAATTTACCATTAAAACTGTTGCGGACTCTGATTAA